A section of the Macadamia integrifolia cultivar HAES 741 chromosome 9, SCU_Mint_v3, whole genome shotgun sequence genome encodes:
- the LOC122089415 gene encoding TNF receptor-associated factor family protein DDB_G0290965-like isoform X2: MDPPVTDLGPNKKIDEELKGEDPLFHCDLVDSEVIHKIAQAILPGLATACVDNTTGDPFRSPGSVAVDMRKEMVDYLTLRSETHIAETVIEKNDLDVETSDHPTDIISDFIDDFAISKRNLFSRVSGWLLSERREDKIDDFVQEMEINRFWLMDRREAIGKNLLKNVDFKNLFHCKMKFNTAEELAEHSSECIFRSTRCTNDGCSSNFCALHLGKHDAVCPYKVLPCEQKCSESIVRREMDRHCITVCPMKLVNCPFHLVGCQYSIPCCLIDKHCSEFLHSHLLYVLETNHREAHWEDLSHRVELLEKSSSLDLLLEARDVKSLTVAVKELEAKIGPSESEISNKDTETAMTVAQVSNKT; this comes from the exons ATGGATCCTCCAGTAACGGATTTAGGACCCAACAAGAAGATTGATGAAGAGCTGAAAGGCGAAGATCCTTTGTTCCATTGTGATCTTGTTGATTCAGAAGTTATCCACAAAATAGCACAAGCCATTCTACCAGGATTAGCCACAGCATGTGTTGATAACACAACTGGTGATCCCTTCAGGAGCCCAGGTTCAGTGGCTGTTGATATGAGAAAGGAAATGGTGGACTATCTTACACTAAGAAGTGAAACACATATTGCAGAAACTGTTATCGAAAAAAATGATCTAGATGTAGAAACTTCTGACCACCCCACTGATATTATTTCAGATTTTATTGATGACTTTGCAATTTCAAAGAGGAACCTCTTTAGTCGGGTTTCAGGATGGCTACTAAGTGAAAGGAGGGAGGACAAGATAGATGATTTTGTACAAGAGATGGAAATAAATAGGTTTTGGTTGATGGATAGAAGGGAGGCCATTGGTAAGAATCTACTGAAGAATGTTGACTTCAAAAATTTATTCCACtgcaaaatgaaatttaatactGCAGAAGAACTTGCTGAGCATAGCTCTGAGTGCATATTTAGGTCCACAAGATGTACAAACGATGGCTGTAGTTCTAATTTTTGTGCATTGCACTTGGGAAAGCATGATGCAGTTTGTCCCTACAAGGTCCTTCCATGTGAGCAGAAGTGCTCAGAGAGCATAGTAAGACGTGAGATGGATAGGCATTGCATAACCGTTTGCCCAATGAAGCTTGTGAATTGCCCTTTCCATCTTGTGGGCTGTCAATATTCCATTCCATGTTGTCTCATTGATAAACATTGTTCAGAGTTTCTTCATTCTCATCTGCTTTATGTTCTCGAAACAAATCATAGAGAAGCACATTGGGAGGATCTTAGCCATCGAGTGGAACTTCTGGAAAAG TCATCATCTCTCGATCTGCTTTTAGAAGCTCGGGATGTCAAATCTTTAACCGTCGCTGTCAAGGAGCTTGAAGCAAAGATTGGCCCATCAGAAAGTGAAATCTCCAATAAGGATACTGAGACTGCAATGACTGTTGCTCAAGTATCAAATAAGACTTGA
- the LOC122088689 gene encoding photosystem I reaction center subunit psaK, chloroplastic-like — MAAKLASPSVVVTSLPQFSGLSRTKIPSGRVESLVTTQPIRNKGKGALGARCDGFIGSSTNLIMVTTTSLMLFAGRFGLAPSANRKSTAGLKLETRDSGLQTGDPAGFTLADTLACGSVGHIIGVGVVLGLKSIGSIP; from the exons ATGGCAGCTAAACTAGCCTCCCCATCTGTTGTTGTTACTTCTCTCCCCCAATTCAGTGGGCTAAGCAGAACCAAGATACCAAGTGGCCGTGTCGAAAGCTTG GTAACAACTCAACCCATCAGAAACAAGGGCAAAGGTGCTTTGGGTGCTCGTTGTGATGGCTTCATTGGATCATCTACAAATTTG ATAATGGTGACCACAACAAGCTTAATGTTATTTGCTGGAAGGTTTGGGTTGGCTCCATCAGCAAATAGGAAGTCAACTGCAGGGTTAAAGCTTGAGACAAGGGACTCTGGCCTACAGACAGGAGACCCAGCTGGTTTCACTCTTGCAGATACCTTGGCATGTGGGAGTGTAGGACATATTATTGGTGTTGGTGTTGTCCTAGGTCTTAAGAGCATTGGTTCCATCCCTTAA